The region CAGATGCCACAGCAGCGTGGCGGTCACCGCCCGCTGAGCCTCGGGCAGGCCGACCACCGTCCGCGCATATCTCGAGTACGGGGTCGCCGCCAGGCATCGCAGGGCGTCGTCGAACGTGCCACACCCGGCGATCTCCCTCGCCCCACCGGCACCCGGGTACCGGCAGACGAGGGCCTTGGCCCGTACCGCCCCGGCGACCCAACCGGCACTCATGGCGCTTCGCCTTCGCCGGGGCCTCCTGCCAGGCGCAGCGCGTCGGCCACCGCACGGTCCACCAGATCCGGCATGCGCTCCCCGGCCCGCTCCCGGACGGCCGAAGTGGCGAGGCCCCCGGCGACGCGCAGGGCCTCCGCCTCCCGCCGCGCCTCCCGGAGGACGGGTTCCGCGGCCTGTCGTCGGATCTCGGGAGCACGCTCGCGGGCGGCCGCCACGAGCTCTGCCGCCTGCCGCACGGCGTCCTGCCGTACGGCTGCGGCCGCCGCGTCCGCCGCGGCCCGGATCCGTTCCGCCTCCTGCTGCACATCCGTCAGCTGTGCGAGGGCGGGCTCCAGTTCCGCGGCCCGTTCTGCCGTACGGTCGGCGGGCACGCCAGTGGCGGACGCTCCCGGCGTCCCCACCGGACGGAACCGCTCCAGGAAGTCCCGCAGGCTCATCGGCGGCCTCCTGCCGGTCGGCTGCTCTCTCAGTGTCACCGTTCTCCTTCCGCCCCGCACCGGCTAGGGCCGTAACGCCGTCGATCAGGGCCGTTCGGCTCTTGGCGACGGCGGTCAGAGCGAAAGACTGGGACGGTAGGCAACTCGACGGAGTCCGGAGGCGGCCGTGAACGACCACGAGAACTTCTCCGCGGAGGCCGAGGCCCGGCAGGACCTGCCCTCCCAACCCTGGAGCCCCGGCGAGGCGGGCCGACAGGACATGCTGATTCGCTACCTGGGAGCCGTGGCCACAGCCGCGGCCGAACACGCACATGCCGAAGAGCAGGCCCCTGTACGCGGCACCGCCCGCCCCGCGACGCCGGCCGCCTCGCCCTCGCGGCAACCTTCGCCGCCCGAAGCCGGGGTCCCGCTGGTGAGGGACGTGATGGACGTACCCGCTGCCTCCCTGCGCGACGACCTGCCGTACCGCGACATCGCCCGTCTGCTGGCGCGTGAGCGGGTCGGCGCCCTCCCGGTCGTGGACGGCGAGGGCCACGTGGTCGGCGTCGTCTCGGAGTCCGACCTGCTGGCGAAGGTGGCCTTCGAGGCTTCCGGCCATCGGCCCGGACGCATCGGAAGGCTGCGCGAGCGACGGATGTACAGCAAGGCCCGCGGTGAGACGGCCGCCGACCTGATGACGAGCCCCGCGGTCACGGTGCTCCCGGGCGCGACCGTCGCCGAGGCCGCCTGGCTGGCCGCACTGTCCCGGCTCAAGCGGCTTCCGGTCACCGATGGCTTGGGTCGCCTGGTCGGAGTCGTGCCCCGCGACGCGCTGCTCCAAGCCCTCATCAGGGACGACGCAGGCATACGGGCAGAGGCCGAGGCCAGGATCGAGGCCTGTTGCCCGCCGGAAGACCGGGCCACGGTGGAGGTGGCCGTCCATGACGGCATCGTGGAACTGACGGGACGGATGCCGTCGGCCACCTCGGCCCGGCTGGTGGCGGAGGTGGAAGACATCGCTGATGTCGTCGAGGTGAAGAACCTCCTCACCGCCGCCTGACTCAGGGTTCCTTGATGTCGATCAATGCGCTGAGTGGTCCCCGGCCTCGTCCTGGTCGAGGTGGGAGGCGAGGACCGCCGCCTGGACCCGGCGCTGGACGCCCAGCTTGGCCAACAGCCGGGAGATGTGGTTCTTGACGGTCTTCTCCGACAAGTACCGCTTCCTGCCGATCTCACGGTTGGTCAGGCCATCGCCAATCAGGGCGAGGATGTTCCGTTCCCGGGGCGACAGACTCGTCAGTTCGGGCGGCAGCGACGGTGTCCCGGCCGGCTCTGCACGCGGCGACCGCATGAGTTGGGCTGTCGTGGCCGGGTCGAGCATCGATTGTCCCGAAGCGACGGTGCGCACCGCCGACACCAGGTCGGAGCCCTTGATGTGTTTCAGCACATAGCCGGAGGCACCGGCCATGATCGCGTCCAGTAGGGCGTCCTCGTCGTCGAATGAGGTCAGCATCAGACATGCGAGCCGCGGCATCCGGTCGCGCAGCTCCCGGCAGACCGAGATCCCGTCACCGTCGGGGAGACGTACGTCGAGTACGGCGACGTGCGGGCGGAGCGCGGGGCCGCGGGCGAGGGCGTGTTCGGCGGTGTCGGCGTCGCCGACGACGGAGATGTCCGGTTCGGTGTTGAGCAGGTCGGTCAGGCCGCGTCGTACGACCTCGTGGTCGTCGAGCAGGAACACCCGGATCGGGTTCTGTTCCGTGAAGGCGCCTGTCTCGGCCATGATCACCCCTCGGCCCCCGGGCAAGCACGGACTGCGAGCTGTCGACGAAGGCGATCGTCACCCACAGTTGCCGAACACACCAGGGCCGTCCGGGTCCCACTCATCTGGAGACGGGCCTCCTACGATGAGTGCGCACCGCCTACCGCACACCAGCCCCCCGAGTGAGGTCGCACTCCACGTCCACCACTCCCTCGACGGCCCGCACCAAACGAGCGGCCACGGGGATCAGGGCAGAGTCGCGGACCTTGCCTGTCAGGGTGGCCACTCCGTCGTGCACCTTCACCTGGATGGCAGAGGACGGCAGGGGGAAGAGGTTCGCCACGATGTCGCGCCGGACCTCCTCGGCGATGTCCTCCTCGTCGCGCAGGAAGACCTTGAGCAGGTCGGTGCGGCTGATCACGCCCTCAGTGCAGACCCCGCAAGCCGCTCACATCCTCCGCACCCACACTGCCCGCACACCGACCCGCACGGCAGGGCCGTTCGGGGTCACGGAGACAGACCTCCGATATCCGGCACGCCGAGTACCTGCGGTACGACCAGCGGGTGAGGGACACCGCGGCCCTGTGCACCCCGGGCCACCGCCGCTCCTGTGGGCCGGTTGGCCCCGCTCAGGGACGTGTGGCCCCTGACCTCAGCCACGACCGCGTCATCACGCTGGAATCGAACCCTCACCCGGGAGGTGGAGACCATGTCCCGAACCGTCACCGTAGGCCTCGACAGATCGCCCGAGAGCCGGGCTGCCGCCGAGTGGGCGGCGCGTGAAGCCCTGCTGCGCGCACTGCCGCTGAAGATCGTCCACGTCTGGGAGCCGGTGCCCGAGTACACGGCTCACCTTCTGCACGGTTCCGAGACCCACGAGCACTGGATCGAGCAGCTGACGCGCGAGTCCGCCGAGGGCCTGCGCTTGGGCCACCCCGGTCTCGAGGTGATCAGCGAGCAGCTCACAGGGGGGACCGTGGTCGACATCCTGTGCGAGACGGCGGGCTTGGCAGAGCTGTTGGCGCTGGGCTCGCGGGGCTTCGGTGAGATCGGCGGGTTCATGTTCGGCTCGGTGAGTCTGCCCGTCGTCGCCCGCGCTGAACGGCCGGTGGTACTCGTGCGGGCGGAAGAGCAGGCCGCGGACGAGCGCAAGATGGACCCGACGGGTGCGCCCTCCGCTTCGGCACCCTTCCGACCCGTGGTGCTCGGCCTCGACACCGATGCTCCGGACGACACCCTGCTGGAGTTCGCCTTCGACGCCGCCGCGCGCCGGGAAGCGTCCCTGCGTGTCGTGCACGCCTGGCCCGAGCCGCCCACCTCCTTCTACCGTTTCTCCGGCGACGCCGAACTCTACGACTCTCTCGAGCGTCAGCAGGCCGCTGCCCTGACCGAGGTTCTGCGTCCCTGGCGGCAGAAGTTCCCGGGTGTCGAAGTGATCGAGGCCAGCCGGTGCGGCAGCGCCGGACAGGTTCTCGTCAGCGCCTCACACGACGCATCACTGGCTGTCGTCGGCCGGCGTATCCGCACCAGCCCCCTCGGTGCTCATATCGGCCACGTCACGCACGCGGCTCTGCACCACATCACCGCCCCTGTCGCCGTCGTGGCGCACGGCTAACCCGGCGTTCTGAGCAGGAGAACGTACTACGGCAAGCGCTCGGCCATGACGATCGCGGGTGTCGGCAGCCGGCGGAACGACGAACTGCGCCCCGCCCGTGCGGTGCCGGACCTCCACCACGAGCAGCGCGGTACTCACCGGACGATGCGGCAATGCCGAGGAGAGTGCTGAACGCCGCTGCGGCAGGGCGTATCCGGGGCACTGCACCGGGTCCATTGAGGAGACGGGTCACCTGAACGCGACCCGAATACTGCGAAAGCCAGGCCTTCGAAGTCAGGAAGCCCCACCTGCACTCGGCCCGGAGTTACCGGGGTGATAGGCGGGCTGTTGTTCGTCATCATGTTTCCTTCGGTTG is a window of Streptomyces mirabilis DNA encoding:
- a CDS encoding CBS domain-containing protein is translated as MNDHENFSAEAEARQDLPSQPWSPGEAGRQDMLIRYLGAVATAAAEHAHAEEQAPVRGTARPATPAASPSRQPSPPEAGVPLVRDVMDVPAASLRDDLPYRDIARLLARERVGALPVVDGEGHVVGVVSESDLLAKVAFEASGHRPGRIGRLRERRMYSKARGETAADLMTSPAVTVLPGATVAEAAWLAALSRLKRLPVTDGLGRLVGVVPRDALLQALIRDDAGIRAEAEARIEACCPPEDRATVEVAVHDGIVELTGRMPSATSARLVAEVEDIADVVEVKNLLTAA
- a CDS encoding response regulator, with protein sequence MAETGAFTEQNPIRVFLLDDHEVVRRGLTDLLNTEPDISVVGDADTAEHALARGPALRPHVAVLDVRLPDGDGISVCRELRDRMPRLACLMLTSFDDEDALLDAIMAGASGYVLKHIKGSDLVSAVRTVASGQSMLDPATTAQLMRSPRAEPAGTPSLPPELTSLSPRERNILALIGDGLTNREIGRKRYLSEKTVKNHISRLLAKLGVQRRVQAAVLASHLDQDEAGDHSAH
- a CDS encoding universal stress protein — translated: MSRTVTVGLDRSPESRAAAEWAAREALLRALPLKIVHVWEPVPEYTAHLLHGSETHEHWIEQLTRESAEGLRLGHPGLEVISEQLTGGTVVDILCETAGLAELLALGSRGFGEIGGFMFGSVSLPVVARAERPVVLVRAEEQAADERKMDPTGAPSASAPFRPVVLGLDTDAPDDTLLEFAFDAAARREASLRVVHAWPEPPTSFYRFSGDAELYDSLERQQAAALTEVLRPWRQKFPGVEVIEASRCGSAGQVLVSASHDASLAVVGRRIRTSPLGAHIGHVTHAALHHITAPVAVVAHG